The nucleotide sequence tacacaactatgtactggggggctttggagagaaaaagcagaaaaaaaaaagaagattggcaacagatgttagctcaggtgccaatcttaaaaaaaaaaatactaacatcaaaaatatgtatttaagttgTGCCAGAAACTTCTGACAAACAGAAtcgtttattttttaataagatttcctataataatgataataattactattttccatagcatttTTATCTCTATTATAGGACACGTCTTCCgtgacttctctttttctcagtctttgtgTAATAAATTAGaacctttttcttaaaatgaatctCTAGTTGCTGTTTTAAGTATGAAAGGTTTGGAGAGTTCTTGTTTTGGCGTGATtgcatctgaaaaagaaaaaccaaaattaaatactGCGCTTTGTaagtggaaggagggagaagtaCAGACTTTTTACTGACCTTTCCAAGCATTATTCTGTAGCCTAACTTAGAATACTGTGCTGGATAACCTGATAGATTCCTAATCCTATTAATATTAAGGTGACTTTGGGATGATCCGACTATAAACCCATAGATAGCAGTTTCATCTTAAAGGGAGAGTGCATGAGAGGCAGAAGATAGTTCCCTGAACTGTGAGGAGGATTTCTTAGACAATATCactttaatattttgtaattccAGGGGTTCTAGAAACCTGATGTTTCATCTTGCGAGGATTACGTGGTTATTCTATCACTGGTTTTGGCCGATtgtaattgctttattttattccctTAGCCCTCCTTATAGCCTGGAAAAAATGACAGATCTCGTCGCCGTTTGGGATGTTGCTTTAAGTGACGGAGTTCATAAGATCGAATTTGAACACGGGACCACGTCAGGCAAACGAGTGGTATATGTAGATGGGAAGGTAGGAAAAAATATGTTACTTCGTAAAGCGTGGCTTTGTTAATGTGGATTCTTCATTTGTGAATTCAAGGCTTTTCTCTTACAGTGGTTCTCTCTCTATTTGGGCCTGCATCATTTTGCTGTACAAAGCAAACTAATAATGGTTATAAAACTCATAAACTATAACCTCTAATGTTTGAACttaaaatgcctttattttctaatctttccATCATGAGTTAATAAAATTACATCTAAGTAGCATGGCTATTTGCTCCCTTGAAttacattatttctaaaattaagtattaaattttcttgcatttgtgtgttttcaacttttgtattttattacttAGGAAGAGATAAGAAAAGAATGGATGTTCAAATTAGTGGGCAAAGAAACCTTCTGCGTTGGAGCAGCGAAGACAAAAGCAACCATAAATATAGATGCCGTCAGTGGCTTTGCTTATGAATATACTCTGGAAATTAATGGGAAAAGTCTCAAGAAGTATATGGAGAACAGATCAAAAACCACCAACACTTGGGTGTTACATGTGGACGGGGAGGACTTTAGAGTCGTCTTGGGTGAGTGAGTGCTGTTCTGCAGCATTTATCGGTTCTTTATGATGGCTGTTTCATTAGTTCCTCTAACTGTCCCGACCTTTTGTGGGAGCTGTGAATAGGAGAGAATAAGTGCaagagtatttcttttttttttctttttgagttgtggaattacaaatttttttaattgaggtaaacattggtttataacactatataaatttcaggtgtacatcattatatttggatttctgtgtagattacgtcatgttcaccatccaaggactaattaccatccatcaccacacacgtgtgcctaataaCCGCTTCACCCTTCTCCGTctccgcttcccctctggtaaccaccaatctaatctctgcatctgtgtgtttgtttgttgttgtttttatctgctATTTAtggtgagatcatacagtatttgactttctccctctgacttatttcacttagcctaataccctcaaggactgCCCAGCTGCACTGTATTTCTCATGTGTCCTGTGTGGATGGAATGTTCATTTAATTGActgatttatatataaaatatatgagaacCATATAGTGATGGATTTGAGGATTATTTAAACTTGGATTAAAAAAGATTGATGTGGacatttgttattatttgatGTTTCTATTTAAAAGCATATCTAAAGGCAGTTGGAAATTTAAGATTCATCAGTAAGAACTTTTCTCTAGGTGGCAATAGGTTTAGGACTGCAGCAAGATCAAAATCGTCAAAGTCCAGataaagtagattaaaaaataaaaagtaataagcTGCTGATGTTTAAACTAAGTTCTGTTGTCACAGATTGCGATGTGTGTTCTCAGTTTCTATCAGGCCCACGAAACTTGGGAGACAAATATTTGCCAGTTACTACCTTATCTCTCTTCTGGTTACCCCTTTCTTATCACTAAGTTAAGACTGTTTAGATCATCTTGTTAATTCATTGACTGATTTATTTAGATAATATTGACACCTTCTAAGGCAGTTAGTGTAGCAAGCACTGAGGGTGCAGAGATGAAGAGACCTTGTTCATACCTCAAAGAGTCTGCAGTCTAGTCAAATGCTAGCaaatacctcaaaaaaaaaaacttgtaacaATGAAAATGTTTATCAAGTAATAAATACACATAGTtgaaaaatgaaaccagaaacTCCTGTATAGCTTATTTATTGACGAAACTGGGTCAGTTTGTCTTGAAGAGTTTGCTGTGGTCTGGATTTTGTTGATGGCTTTCCTGTGATGTGCTTCTGTCTTTAATATTTCCTGTAACTTGGTAGTTGACTCTGAAGAATTGGTCAAGTTTAggtgtgattatttttttctggcaaGACCACTTTATTGTTTGTTATATCAAGAGGCACATGGTGTTTATTTGCCAAGGATGTCGACAACCATCAATACCTAGTGCCTCATCCATTAACTCATTAGCAGTCGCCCAGTGCTGATACTCTGCTTCTCTCATTCCTTGCTCATTAGCTGGAATACTTCTATAATGAGAAACTTCCTGTCCTCTACTATTTGGTTACACAGAGGTATAATTTGCATAAGAAATGCAGGAGatcttcttattttccctttatttaccaaTTTTCAGGATATTGAACTGGCTCCTTCTCCCCTAAAGGTGATCATTtaggtttggtttttgttttttaactcatggatttaaacaaTTTGATGTGTTTCAGTACTTCTTGAGTTATTATCCTTATTGATGCTCAGATTGTCCCATTTTTGGCCAATGGAGTGCTCTTTCGATTGGCCACTGAGCCCTTCTGACACATCCTTGGTAGACTGGCTGTTATGACAAGATGTTCTAGGctcattttgaacattttctacCCAGACCTGGA is from Equus przewalskii isolate Varuska chromosome 15, EquPr2, whole genome shotgun sequence and encodes:
- the FAIM gene encoding fas apoptotic inhibitory molecule 1 isoform X1, which produces MASGDDSPIFEDDESPPYSLEKMTDLVAVWDVALSDGVHKIEFEHGTTSGKRVVYVDGKEEIRKEWMFKLVGKETFCVGAAKTKATINIDAVSGFAYEYTLEINGKSLKKYMENRSKTTNTWVLHVDGEDFRVVLEKDTMDVWCNGKKMETAGEFVDDGTETHFGLGKHACYIKAVSSGKRKEGIVHTLIVDNREIPEASG
- the FAIM gene encoding fas apoptotic inhibitory molecule 1 isoform X2; the encoded protein is MTDLVAVWDVALSDGVHKIEFEHGTTSGKRVVYVDGKEEIRKEWMFKLVGKETFCVGAAKTKATINIDAVSGFAYEYTLEINGKSLKKYMENRSKTTNTWVLHVDGEDFRVVLEKDTMDVWCNGKKMETAGEFVDDGTETHFGLGKHACYIKAVSSGKRKEGIVHTLIVDNREIPEASG